The window CTCGTCTGGCAGCCCAAGAAAAACGCCGATCAGATCGCCCAAGAACTCGTTCAACAACACCAAGCTTGATCCATGGCCGCCAAGAAAAAAAAGCCGATCCTCATGGTATCCTCCGCCGTCTACGGCTTCGAGGAGTTACTGGATCGCATTTACGCCACTCTATCAACCCTAGGATACGAGGTCTGGATGTCGCACAAGGGAACGATGCCCGTCGATCCTAAGCTCACAGCCTTGGAAAGCTGCCGCAGGGCAGTGAAGGACTGCGATCTGTTTCTTGGAATCATCCTGCCACGCTACGGCAGTGGTAAAGAGAAACCAAAGGATGACTCGATTGTTCACGAGGAGCTGCGGATGGCGATTGCCGAGAAAAAGCCCCGATGGATTCTAGCACACGATCACGTCGTGTTTGCCCGATCCCTCATTGATAACGTCTGCAAGGAAATGAAACTCAAACGAGGTGAAATGAAGCTAAAGCGGTCGGCCATTTTTGAGGACTTACGTATCCTCGACATGTATGATCTGGCGACTCGCCAAGACGTGGAAGTCTATCGTGACCGAACGGGCAACTGGGTTCAGAAGTTCGGATCGATCGATGAAGCTAGCCTGTTCGCAGTGAGCCAGTTCCGCCGCTATCAAGAGGCGGAGGCATTTATTAGTGACAACTTCGGTGATTCTGGAGCTGTCAAGAAAGTGACAAAAAAGAAAGGAGGAAAATT of the Akkermansiaceae bacterium genome contains:
- a CDS encoding DUF4062 domain-containing protein is translated as MAAKKKKPILMVSSAVYGFEELLDRIYATLSTLGYEVWMSHKGTMPVDPKLTALESCRRAVKDCDLFLGIILPRYGSGKEKPKDDSIVHEELRMAIAEKKPRWILAHDHVVFARSLIDNVCKEMKLKRGEMKLKRSAIFEDLRILDMYDLATRQDVEVYRDRTGNWVQKFGSIDEASLFAVSQFRRYQEAEAFISDNFGDSGAVKKVTKKKGGKL